The following is a genomic window from Crossiella equi.
CTGCCACGTTTCAGGTTGTCGAGCACCGAAGTGGTTCTTGAGGGGGAGCTGGTTTGAGGTACGGCGCTTCGCGCTGCCTTGCGCAGCGTGCGTTGAGTGCTGTCGTCATCACGACGGCGGCAGTGGTGGCAATGTCCATTGTGGTCATACCCGCTTCGGCGGCGCGGGTGGGGGAAGCGGCTACGGAGGTCGCGGCCAGTGCCGCCGCCCGGCAGCAGAACAAGCCGGTCCAGGTGGCCGCCAAGACCACCGAGTCCAGCGAGGTGGTGGCCAATCCGGACGGCACCTTCACCCGTACCGAGCACGTCAGCCCGGTGCGCGCCAAACGCGGCGAGTCCTGGGTACCGATCGACCTGAGCCTGCGCACCCGCCCGGACGGCCTGGTCGAACCGGCCGCCTCCCCGGTGGAGCTGCGCCTGTCCGGCGGCGGCACCACCCAGCCCCTGGCGGTCCTGGGCCGCGATGGCCGCGAGGTCGGCCTGGGCTGGGACGGCCCGCTGCCCACCCCGGTCCTGTCCGCCGACACGGCCACCTACCGCGAGGTCTACCCGGGCGCCGATCTGGTCGTGCGCGCCACCCGCACCGGCTTCAGCCAGCTGCTCGTGGTGAAGAACGCCGAAGCGGCCAAGAACCCCAAGGTGCGCAAGGTCGTCTTCAACTCCCACACCCGCAACCTCACCCTCGGCCTGGAGGGCGGTGCCCGCGCGCGCAGTGCCGCCGCGGCCCAGACGGGTACCGACCTCAAGGCCGTGGACAACCAGGGCCAGGTCGTCTTCACCGGCGAGGCCTCCCGCATGTGGGACTCCTCCGGCGAGGGCACCCACACCGACCGCCTGACCGGCCCCAGCCAGGGCGGCCGCGAAGCCGCCATGGGCGTTGAGCTCGCGGGCTCGACGCTGGCCGTGCTCCCGGACGCGGGCTTCCTGGACACCGCCGAGACCAGGTTCCCGGTCTACATCGACCCGGAGTACTGGTGGAACGGCGCCCGCAACCACCACACCGTGGTCCAGGACGGATGGCCGAACGAGGAGAACTACGACCGGCGTGACGGTGACCTGAACGAGCTCAAGGCCGGGTACGCCTACGACTGGCGATCGGGCAAGTGGATCAGGTCTCGCTCCTACGTCGAGCTGAACCTGACCGGCGTGCACGACAAGATCATCCACAACGCCTGGTTCGCCGCGGACCTGTTCCACTCCGGCGGCTGCGAGGGCGACCGGCCGACCGAGGTCCACGTGACCAACGGCATCGACCGCCACACCACCTGGAACCGGCAGCCGCAGTGGACCGGGCACCTCGGCAACATCAACCACACCAACAACTCCGAGGTCTGCCCCCGTGCCCAGCACACCGAGCTGCCGATCGCGGACATGGTGCGGACGGGGGTGACTGAACGCTGGTCCAACCTGACCCTGTTGCTGAAGGCGGCCAACGAAGGCGACAAGCTGGCCTGGCGACGCTTCAACGTCAACACCCCGCGCCTGATCGTCAACTACAACTCCCGCCCCAACCCGCCGGTCGAGCTGAGCATGGAGGACGGCCAGATCCCCTGCGTGCGCGGCGCCAACCGGCCGGTCGTGTTCACCAAGACACCGTCGCTGCGCGCCCGGCTCTCCGACCCGGACAACGGCATCATGGACGCCGGTTTCCGCATCCTGAAGGGCACTCCGGAGCAGCACACCTGGAACGGTCAGGACTACAAGGCCGACGACGTCCCCTCAGGGTCCTTCGCCCGGGTCGTCGTACCCGCCGGGGTGATCACCGAGACCGGCCAGGTCTACACCTGGCACCTGTGGTCCGGTGACCACGAGGTCAGCTCCTGGTCGGAGATGTGCGAGTTCACCGTCGACAACACCAGGCCCACCCCGCCGGCTGTCTCTTCCGAGGACTACCCGACCGGCGGGGCACGTGGTGGCGCCGGGCAGACCGGTACGTTCCACCTCAAGGCCAACGGCGTGGCCGACGTCGCCTACTACAGGTACACCTTCACCGAGGACCAGGTCGGTGTGCCGGTGACGCGGGTCGAGGCCGCGGGCATCGGTGGTGACGCGGCCATCCGCTTCACCCCGACCCTGGAGCGGCCGCAGTGGCTGTCCGTGCAGTCCTTCGACCGCGCCGACAACCCCTCCGAGGTCGTGCACTACGGCTTCATCGTCGCCCGCAACGAACCGACGATCGCGGGCCTGGCCGCGCACTGGCGCCTGGACGGCGACCTGACCGATGCCTCGGGCAAGAACCGGCCGCTCAACCCCAGCTCCACCCCGGTCAGCGCGGAAGGGCACATCGGCAAGGCGGGTACGTTCAACGGGACCTCCGACCACCTGCGCCGCCCGGCGTTCGTGGACACCTCGAAGAGCTTCTCCGTCTCGGCGTGGGTGCGCCTGGACCGCGACGA
Proteins encoded in this region:
- a CDS encoding LamG domain-containing protein, with amino-acid sequence MGEAATEVAASAAARQQNKPVQVAAKTTESSEVVANPDGTFTRTEHVSPVRAKRGESWVPIDLSLRTRPDGLVEPAASPVELRLSGGGTTQPLAVLGRDGREVGLGWDGPLPTPVLSADTATYREVYPGADLVVRATRTGFSQLLVVKNAEAAKNPKVRKVVFNSHTRNLTLGLEGGARARSAAAAQTGTDLKAVDNQGQVVFTGEASRMWDSSGEGTHTDRLTGPSQGGREAAMGVELAGSTLAVLPDAGFLDTAETRFPVYIDPEYWWNGARNHHTVVQDGWPNEENYDRRDGDLNELKAGYAYDWRSGKWIRSRSYVELNLTGVHDKIIHNAWFAADLFHSGGCEGDRPTEVHVTNGIDRHTTWNRQPQWTGHLGNINHTNNSEVCPRAQHTELPIADMVRTGVTERWSNLTLLLKAANEGDKLAWRRFNVNTPRLIVNYNSRPNPPVELSMEDGQIPCVRGANRPVVFTKTPSLRARLSDPDNGIMDAGFRILKGTPEQHTWNGQDYKADDVPSGSFARVVVPAGVITETGQVYTWHLWSGDHEVSSWSEMCEFTVDNTRPTPPAVSSEDYPTGGARGGAGQTGTFHLKANGVADVAYYRYTFTEDQVGVPVTRVEAAGIGGDAAIRFTPTLERPQWLSVQSFDRADNPSEVVHYGFIVARNEPTIAGLAAHWRLDGDLTDASGKNRPLNPSSTPVSAEGHIGKAGTFNGTSDHLRRPAFVDTSKSFSVSAWVRLDRDDQWATAVSQDSPDRPASTFYLQYAQAPKRWAFAMTDPSRPGGPRIESAVAPQLGVWTHLVGAYDSANGKLTLFVNGANQGEAVVTGWNGTGDLVVGAARFDNRAVDFFPGGIDEVKVYDRLLLPSEAAALANQAVLRAHYALNEGHGTTVADEVTKRTGTVHGNHTWVSEDYTEVRFAGDTGPNGGHITAPRPTVRTDGSYTVMAWVRIDELTGWAQSAVALGDPAFTPFSLEYRPERKQWGFLVSCAKDRECGWQTLSPANSAQVGRWVHLTGAYDASTRKAHLYVNGTLASTTEGVTGWNGTGDLLIGRAQWLNQHTNYWKGSVDDVKVFSGIPTEAKLRQLAVRS